One genomic window of Arthrobacter sp. KBS0703 includes the following:
- a CDS encoding alpha/beta fold hydrolase translates to MSVQQEPAATGAATIRRQIIPTELGPCTVRVQQGTGGRWPAFSTPDVYLHGAAGSWTTFRALLSGAPGQDRVLIDLPGWGESTAGARLEQFSIEAMARSVTEVLDSLGYSRWNLIGHSMGGFLVLHLAAAWPERTASAATISATTFGVSEAARGPLRSLFGFPAFAGMLLAMRSMAALGPAGSALIRAIATTPVMGPLMSPFFADPAAISNAVIRRLGDDARPAGFSAAARDAAHYDFAQWRSILCPVLAIRGDRDVFTPASDLLRLAEIVPHVQTATIPRCGHFANIERPKQVQRLLDDLRRP, encoded by the coding sequence ATGAGCGTCCAGCAGGAACCCGCCGCCACGGGGGCCGCCACGATTCGGCGGCAGATTATTCCCACGGAGCTGGGTCCCTGCACGGTGCGTGTCCAGCAGGGCACCGGAGGACGCTGGCCTGCCTTCAGTACACCGGACGTCTACCTTCACGGCGCCGCGGGATCCTGGACTACGTTCCGGGCGCTGCTTTCCGGAGCGCCCGGCCAAGATCGGGTGCTGATTGACCTGCCGGGCTGGGGTGAGTCCACGGCGGGCGCCCGGCTGGAACAGTTCAGCATCGAGGCGATGGCGCGTTCGGTCACCGAGGTGCTGGACTCGCTCGGCTACTCGCGGTGGAACCTCATAGGCCACTCCATGGGAGGCTTCCTGGTTTTGCACCTTGCCGCGGCCTGGCCGGAGCGGACAGCCAGCGCGGCCACCATTTCGGCCACCACATTCGGCGTGTCCGAGGCGGCGAGGGGGCCACTGCGCAGCCTGTTTGGGTTCCCGGCGTTCGCCGGCATGCTGCTGGCCATGCGGTCCATGGCCGCCCTTGGTCCGGCGGGCTCGGCGCTGATCCGTGCAATCGCCACCACCCCTGTGATGGGACCGCTAATGTCCCCCTTCTTCGCCGATCCCGCAGCCATATCCAACGCCGTGATCCGCAGGCTCGGCGATGACGCCCGGCCGGCCGGGTTCTCCGCGGCCGCCCGGGACGCGGCGCACTACGACTTTGCCCAGTGGCGCAGCATCCTCTGCCCGGTGCTGGCGATCCGCGGGGACCGCGACGTGTTCACGCCGGCGTCGGACCTGCTCCGGCTGGCTGAAATAGTCCCGCACGTCCAGACGGCGACGATCCCGCGTTGCGGCCACTTCGCCAACATCGAGCGGCCGAAGCAGGTGCAACGGCTCCTCGATGACCTGCGGCGTCCGTGA
- a CDS encoding NAD-glutamate dehydrogenase domain-containing protein, translated as MVQPLRRIIDRATRWYVTHDHRDQPVGEALARVAPTVDLLRTRTSDFLRGSDLDRAKGRLAHWNDVGMPSELGRRASDLLESFGLLDISLVSEQVDEPLTTIADMYHTVIHWVGVGTLLLRVTDLPRQSRWEALARAALRDDAYSAVVDIAISVMQTTRGAPPLLWNALWSGSADGRSSWGGSRTPSRRSPDPGRWTWPRSPWP; from the coding sequence GTGGTCCAGCCGCTGCGCAGGATCATCGACCGCGCGACGCGGTGGTACGTGACCCATGACCACCGCGACCAGCCCGTCGGCGAAGCCCTGGCGAGGGTCGCTCCGACCGTGGACCTGCTGCGGACGAGGACCTCGGACTTTCTGCGCGGCTCGGATCTGGACCGCGCCAAGGGGCGGCTGGCGCACTGGAACGACGTCGGGATGCCAAGCGAGCTGGGGCGCCGCGCCTCCGACCTGCTGGAAAGCTTCGGACTGCTGGACATTTCACTCGTGTCGGAGCAGGTGGATGAACCCCTCACCACGATCGCGGACATGTACCACACGGTGATTCACTGGGTCGGCGTGGGAACGTTGTTGCTGCGCGTCACTGACCTGCCGCGGCAGAGCCGGTGGGAGGCGCTGGCCCGTGCCGCCCTGCGGGACGACGCCTACTCCGCCGTCGTCGATATTGCGATTTCCGTGATGCAGACGACCCGGGGAGCACCGCCACTGCTGTGGAACGCATTGTGGAGTGGGAGCGCGGACGGCAGGAGCAGCTGGGGCGGATCAAGGACACCTTCGCGGAGGTCACCAGACCCGGGCAGGTGGACCTGGCCTCGATCTCCGTGGCCCTGA
- a CDS encoding NAD-glutamate dehydrogenase: MSDKPGPGEQAGSDVLRKASEVLLTDYFAKVPPEDLRSYSPETLRMRVAHHLKVASSRAPGETAVGILNEMDASIVAVVTEDIPYLVHSVTAELARDDAAIRLLVHPSFQVLRDPVSHELLDAWTGSSPEGVLGGRARGTGTTEVWIAAEIGRLADDAAAAELTANLHRVLDDVRVAAEDAAAIHGKVADAVAVAVGVPRTVVPPLEEIRELLLWLVDGNFLFLGYDEYELTTAGGGPELLSERPGSALGLLRRPQADTSAGGPAPGRPVIRGPEALTLTTSEERSTVLRRSYLDELRLRVFDGAGETIGERRFVGLFTAGAAHQSVRRIPVIREKVQAVSQRLGYAPRSHHGKEVLAILETFPRDDLFHVDVDDLTRLADEVLRAEMQRRTRVFLRPDSFGRFMSALVLFPRSRYSTAVRLLTEQELRQVFKAKSIEFDVRLTESPMARVFFRIHMAGTALDASESTTADVDPYALERRLIAATRPWSEGLEEVIRERFTAAEATRLTELWSEAFPPSYRADHEAEAAIGDILNFEKFDLDGTGGRPDGDPLLTVYVRPGTSPTLAEDARIRLYLTKPRSLTQILPFLHNLGLEVLDQRPFQLRRGSGRDVFLYDLGVKYPGGVDPEATSELIADAFAAAMRGDIESDRIDALVIRERVGWRQAAILRSYAKYLQQLGTTNSYGFIADTLLTNARATQALLDLFQAKFDPRLDAPARLERTTAAREELLAAIDEIPVLDADRLLRTFMNLVEATLRTNYFLDKTHLSFKLNPAAIANAPFPRPRYEIWVYSPRVEGVHLRFGALARGGLRWSDRSEDFRTEVLGLVKAQNVKNSVIVPTGAKGGFYPKRLPDPAADREAWLAEGLECYRIFISGLLDLTDNLVVTDRGETVVPPEGVVRHDGDDYYLVVAADKGTATFSDTANALAGDYGFWLGDAFASGGSVGYDHKQMGITARGAWESVKHHFSELGIDSQTEDFTVAGIGDMSGDVFGNAMLLSPHIRLVAAFDHRHIFLDPTPGAASSFRERRRLFGLPRSSWADYDRSLISPGGGVHSRRAKTIDITEEVRFCLGLKPGTASLPPHALLQAILRAPVDLLYNGGIGTYIKASTEQQTDVGDKANDAIRVNGNELRARIVVEGGNLGVTQRGRVEAALAGVLLNTDAIDNSAGVDCSDHEVNIKIFVDRMIAEGKMRAAERAAFLQSLTDEVGRLVLANNADQKVLLFNDRHMAPELSPGFERIMDWLEAAADLDRSLEGLPSTDQLRDRLQSGNGLTAPELSVLAAYAKIELAKELTASDLADDPWFRSVLRGYFPHQLPERFDAELDEHPLRRQIICTVVANDMINLGGITFAFRAIEETTATAAAVARAFVVVREAYQLQWFVDRIAALPPGFPANTPPLWSSRCAGSSTARRGGT; this comes from the coding sequence ATGTCAGACAAACCGGGGCCCGGGGAGCAGGCCGGGTCCGACGTACTCCGCAAGGCAAGCGAAGTTCTCCTGACCGACTACTTCGCGAAGGTGCCGCCGGAGGATCTGCGGAGCTACAGTCCGGAGACTCTTCGCATGCGGGTGGCGCACCACCTCAAGGTGGCGTCGTCGCGCGCGCCCGGTGAGACCGCCGTCGGGATCCTGAACGAAATGGACGCCAGCATCGTTGCGGTGGTGACCGAGGACATCCCGTATCTGGTCCACTCAGTCACGGCGGAGCTCGCACGCGATGATGCCGCGATCCGGCTGCTTGTGCATCCGAGCTTTCAGGTGCTGCGGGATCCGGTTTCCCATGAGCTGTTGGACGCCTGGACCGGTTCTTCCCCGGAGGGCGTTTTGGGAGGCCGAGCCCGCGGAACAGGCACAACCGAGGTATGGATTGCGGCCGAGATCGGAAGGCTGGCGGACGACGCGGCCGCAGCGGAGCTGACAGCGAACCTGCACAGGGTGCTGGACGATGTTCGGGTTGCCGCCGAGGACGCCGCTGCGATACACGGCAAGGTGGCCGATGCCGTCGCCGTCGCGGTCGGAGTCCCGCGCACTGTTGTTCCGCCACTGGAAGAGATTCGCGAGCTGCTCCTCTGGCTTGTCGACGGCAACTTCCTGTTCCTGGGCTACGACGAATATGAGCTCACGACGGCGGGCGGCGGCCCGGAGCTGCTTTCCGAGCGGCCCGGTTCCGCGCTGGGCCTGCTGAGACGGCCGCAGGCGGACACCTCTGCCGGAGGGCCGGCGCCGGGGCGGCCCGTGATACGCGGACCCGAGGCGCTCACGCTGACCACTTCGGAGGAAAGGTCTACGGTCCTGAGGCGGTCGTACCTGGATGAATTGCGTCTGCGGGTGTTCGACGGGGCCGGCGAAACCATAGGGGAACGGCGCTTCGTGGGGTTGTTTACCGCCGGCGCCGCGCATCAGTCCGTCCGGCGGATTCCGGTGATCCGTGAAAAGGTCCAGGCTGTTAGCCAACGCCTGGGATATGCGCCCCGGTCCCACCACGGCAAGGAAGTCCTGGCCATACTGGAGACCTTCCCGCGCGACGATCTCTTCCACGTCGATGTGGATGATCTCACGCGGCTGGCGGACGAAGTGCTCCGCGCCGAGATGCAGCGGCGGACCCGCGTGTTCCTCCGGCCTGACAGCTTTGGCCGGTTCATGTCCGCGCTGGTCCTCTTCCCGCGCAGCCGCTACAGCACGGCCGTCCGGCTGCTGACGGAACAGGAGCTGCGGCAGGTCTTCAAAGCGAAATCCATTGAGTTCGATGTCCGGCTGACGGAGTCGCCGATGGCCCGGGTCTTCTTCCGGATCCACATGGCCGGCACGGCGTTGGACGCATCGGAGTCCACGACGGCCGACGTCGACCCTTACGCACTGGAACGGCGGCTGATCGCGGCCACCCGGCCATGGTCGGAGGGCCTCGAGGAAGTGATCCGCGAGCGCTTCACCGCGGCAGAGGCCACACGGCTGACCGAGCTGTGGTCAGAGGCCTTCCCGCCGAGTTATCGCGCGGACCACGAGGCGGAAGCCGCGATCGGGGACATCCTCAACTTCGAGAAGTTCGACCTAGACGGCACGGGCGGCCGTCCCGACGGGGATCCGCTGCTCACGGTGTACGTCAGGCCGGGCACGTCGCCCACCCTGGCCGAGGACGCACGGATCCGGCTGTATCTCACCAAGCCTAGAAGCCTCACGCAGATCCTGCCGTTCCTGCATAACCTCGGGCTCGAGGTGCTCGACCAGCGACCCTTCCAGCTCCGAAGGGGGAGCGGCCGGGATGTGTTCTTATACGACCTGGGCGTGAAGTATCCCGGCGGCGTTGACCCCGAAGCAACCAGCGAACTGATCGCTGATGCCTTCGCCGCTGCCATGCGGGGCGACATCGAATCCGACCGGATCGACGCACTGGTCATCAGGGAGCGGGTGGGCTGGCGGCAGGCGGCGATACTGCGAAGCTACGCGAAGTACCTCCAGCAGTTGGGAACAACCAACTCTTACGGTTTCATCGCGGACACGCTGTTGACCAATGCCCGGGCAACTCAAGCACTCCTGGACTTGTTCCAGGCGAAATTCGATCCCAGGCTGGACGCGCCCGCCCGGCTCGAGCGCACCACAGCTGCCCGGGAGGAGCTGCTGGCCGCCATTGACGAAATTCCCGTCCTCGACGCAGACCGGCTGCTGCGCACCTTCATGAACCTCGTGGAAGCCACACTGAGGACCAACTACTTCCTGGATAAGACACACCTGAGTTTCAAACTGAATCCGGCCGCGATCGCCAATGCCCCGTTTCCGCGACCAAGGTACGAGATCTGGGTGTACTCCCCACGCGTTGAAGGCGTCCACCTCCGTTTCGGTGCCTTGGCTCGCGGCGGGTTGCGCTGGTCCGACCGAAGCGAGGATTTCCGGACCGAGGTCCTGGGGCTGGTCAAGGCGCAAAACGTGAAGAATTCCGTCATCGTGCCGACGGGAGCCAAGGGGGGGTTCTATCCCAAGCGTTTGCCCGACCCTGCCGCGGACAGGGAGGCCTGGCTTGCCGAGGGACTGGAATGCTACCGGATATTCATCAGCGGGCTACTGGACCTGACCGATAATCTCGTAGTCACGGACCGCGGTGAAACGGTTGTGCCGCCCGAAGGCGTAGTGCGCCACGACGGCGACGACTACTACCTCGTGGTGGCGGCCGACAAGGGAACGGCCACCTTTTCCGACACAGCGAACGCTCTCGCAGGGGACTATGGGTTCTGGCTCGGGGATGCCTTCGCATCCGGTGGGTCCGTCGGCTATGACCACAAGCAAATGGGAATCACGGCCCGCGGGGCGTGGGAATCCGTGAAGCACCATTTCAGCGAGCTGGGCATTGACTCACAAACCGAAGACTTTACTGTCGCCGGCATCGGAGACATGAGCGGGGACGTGTTCGGCAACGCTATGCTCCTCTCGCCGCACATCCGGCTGGTGGCGGCATTTGACCATCGCCACATCTTTCTTGATCCCACACCCGGTGCGGCATCGTCCTTCCGGGAACGCAGGCGACTCTTCGGCCTGCCCCGTTCGTCCTGGGCGGACTACGATCGCTCGTTGATCAGCCCGGGCGGGGGCGTCCACTCCCGCCGCGCCAAGACCATCGACATCACTGAGGAGGTCCGGTTCTGCCTCGGCCTGAAGCCAGGAACCGCATCGCTGCCGCCGCACGCACTCCTGCAGGCTATTCTCCGTGCGCCCGTAGACCTGCTCTACAACGGGGGCATCGGCACCTACATCAAAGCCTCCACGGAACAGCAAACAGACGTGGGTGACAAAGCCAACGACGCCATCAGGGTCAACGGCAATGAACTGAGGGCCCGGATAGTGGTCGAGGGCGGAAACCTGGGCGTCACCCAGCGCGGACGCGTCGAGGCAGCCCTTGCCGGCGTCTTGCTCAACACCGATGCGATAGATAATTCGGCCGGCGTGGACTGCTCGGACCACGAGGTCAACATCAAGATTTTCGTGGACCGGATGATCGCGGAGGGAAAGATGCGGGCCGCGGAACGCGCAGCCTTCCTGCAATCCCTGACCGATGAGGTCGGCCGGCTGGTCCTGGCAAATAATGCGGACCAGAAGGTCCTCCTGTTCAACGACCGGCACATGGCGCCGGAGCTGAGCCCCGGCTTTGAGCGGATCATGGACTGGCTGGAGGCCGCCGCGGACTTGGACCGCAGCCTGGAGGGACTGCCGAGCACGGACCAGCTCCGGGACAGGCTGCAGTCCGGCAACGGACTGACCGCACCGGAATTGTCGGTGCTTGCCGCCTACGCCAAGATCGAATTGGCCAAGGAGCTGACCGCCAGCGACCTCGCCGATGATCCGTGGTTCAGGAGCGTGCTTCGCGGCTACTTTCCGCACCAGCTGCCCGAACGCTTCGATGCTGAGCTGGACGAACACCCGTTGCGCCGGCAGATCATCTGCACGGTGGTGGCCAACGACATGATCAACCTCGGCGGAATCACTTTCGCGTTCCGCGCCATCGAGGAAACAACGGCCACTGCGGCTGCAGTGGCCAGGGCCTTCGTGGTGGTTCGCGAGGCCTATCAGCTGCAGTGGTTCGTGGACAGGATCGCCGCCCTGCCTCCGGGCTTTCCAGCGAACACGCCGCCGCTGTGGTCCAGCCGCTGCGCAGGATCATCGACCGCGCGACGCGGTGGTACGTGA
- a CDS encoding SDR family oxidoreductase, with translation MSGDGPVLVVGGTGMLGSQVVADLLSHGKQVRALVRQGSDATRLEAAGAAIARGDMMDLGSLIRAMEGADSVITTAAGYTRHRKGDTPQTDTIGNSNLAEAASRTHVRRFVLTSILTCDQTPHVPHFWHKKLTEDRLEQLGVPFVALRPGAFLDQVTRYGGDPFSNGRLTWLGSSRIPLTFVLTADLAGYLAAATDSPGIDGQRIDIGWDRPVSMQEIAEISGRLLRKRIRVRTIPTGLIRAVGTVLGPINPLAKDMGAMAGWFQSGRYVADTTRQREVFGAVPTAEDAITRLLTSLGHAVRN, from the coding sequence ATGTCTGGTGACGGACCGGTGCTAGTGGTAGGCGGCACCGGCATGCTGGGAAGCCAAGTGGTGGCCGACCTGCTCTCGCATGGAAAACAAGTTCGGGCCCTCGTGCGCCAGGGATCCGACGCGACCCGCTTGGAAGCCGCCGGGGCAGCCATCGCCCGCGGCGACATGATGGACCTTGGCTCGCTGATCCGCGCGATGGAGGGCGCCGACAGCGTGATCACCACGGCGGCCGGCTACACACGTCACCGCAAGGGCGACACCCCTCAAACCGACACCATTGGCAACAGCAACCTGGCCGAAGCGGCCAGCCGCACCCACGTCCGCAGATTCGTGCTGACGAGCATCCTCACCTGTGACCAGACTCCGCACGTTCCGCACTTCTGGCACAAGAAGCTGACCGAGGACCGGCTCGAGCAACTCGGGGTCCCGTTCGTGGCGCTGCGGCCGGGGGCCTTCCTTGACCAGGTCACCCGTTACGGCGGCGACCCTTTCAGCAACGGGCGCCTCACCTGGCTCGGGTCATCGCGCATTCCCTTGACCTTCGTCCTCACGGCTGACCTTGCCGGCTACCTGGCAGCCGCAACGGACTCGCCCGGCATTGACGGGCAGCGCATCGATATCGGCTGGGACCGGCCGGTCAGCATGCAGGAAATCGCAGAGATCTCCGGCAGGCTCCTCCGCAAACGCATCCGGGTCCGGACAATCCCCACCGGACTCATCCGCGCCGTCGGCACCGTCCTCGGACCGATCAACCCGCTGGCCAAGGACATGGGAGCGATGGCCGGCTGGTTCCAGTCCGGCCGCTACGTCGCCGACACCACCCGGCAGCGCGAAGTCTTCGGCGCAGTGCCGACCGCCGAGGACGCCATAACCCGCCTCCTCACGAGCCTCGGACACGCGGTCAGAAACTGA
- the bioB gene encoding biotin synthase BioB translates to MTIQANVATSDEASDKTSPAVSNATTYEILETARRQVLEDGIGLTQGQLEEVLRLPDEALPAALELAHQVRLKHCGEDVEVEGIISIKTGGCPEDCHFCSQSGLFDSPVRGVWLDIPELVKAAKETAATGATEFCIVAAVRGPDIKLMNQIKFAIDRINEAVDINIACSLGMLTQRQVDQLAEWGVHRYNHNLETARSYFPEVVTTHSYEERLDTCNMVKAAGMELCCGALIGMGESLEQRAELAAQLAALEPHEVPLNFLNPRPGTPLENQGIMDGKDALRAIAAFRLAMPRTVLRYAGGRELTLGDLGTREGLMGGINAVIVGNYLTTLGRPATADLNLLVELNMPIKELQKTL, encoded by the coding sequence ATGACGATTCAGGCAAACGTCGCCACGAGCGACGAAGCAAGCGACAAAACAAGCCCAGCGGTCAGCAACGCCACGACCTATGAAATCCTGGAAACCGCCCGCCGGCAGGTCCTGGAGGACGGCATCGGCCTGACCCAGGGCCAGCTCGAGGAAGTACTCCGCCTCCCGGATGAAGCACTCCCCGCAGCCCTGGAACTTGCCCACCAGGTCCGCCTGAAGCACTGCGGCGAGGACGTCGAAGTCGAAGGCATCATCTCCATCAAGACCGGCGGCTGCCCCGAGGACTGCCACTTCTGCAGCCAGTCGGGCCTGTTCGACTCCCCCGTCCGCGGCGTCTGGCTGGACATCCCCGAACTCGTCAAAGCCGCGAAGGAAACCGCCGCCACCGGGGCCACCGAGTTCTGCATCGTGGCCGCCGTCCGCGGACCCGACATCAAGCTCATGAACCAGATCAAGTTCGCGATCGACCGCATCAACGAAGCCGTGGACATCAACATCGCCTGCTCCCTGGGCATGCTCACCCAACGCCAGGTGGACCAGCTCGCCGAATGGGGCGTGCACCGCTACAACCACAACCTCGAAACCGCCCGCAGCTACTTCCCCGAAGTGGTCACCACGCACAGCTACGAAGAACGCCTCGACACCTGCAACATGGTCAAAGCCGCCGGCATGGAACTGTGCTGCGGCGCCCTCATCGGCATGGGCGAATCCCTGGAACAGCGCGCCGAACTCGCCGCCCAGCTCGCAGCCCTGGAACCGCACGAAGTCCCGCTCAACTTCCTCAACCCCCGCCCCGGCACACCCTTGGAAAACCAGGGCATCATGGACGGCAAGGACGCCCTCCGCGCCATCGCCGCGTTCCGGCTCGCCATGCCCCGCACCGTGCTGCGCTACGCCGGCGGCCGGGAACTGACCCTCGGCGACCTCGGCACCCGCGAAGGCCTGATGGGCGGCATCAACGCCGTCATCGTCGGCAACTACCTCACCACCCTGGGCCGCCCGGCCACCGCCGACCTGAACCTGCTGGTCGAGCTGAACATGCCCATCAAGGAACTCCAGAAAACACTATGA